Proteins encoded by one window of Acuticoccus sp. MNP-M23:
- a CDS encoding 2-oxoglutarate dehydrogenase E1 component codes for MARQDANDAFLQSSFLYGGNAQYLEDLYARYQTDPNSVDADWQAFFKSLKDDKANVVAEARAPKWQRSDWPIPANGELVSALDGNWGEAAEVQKRITQKVAQKAQQTGADIAEADVQLAARDSVRAIMMIRAFRMRGHYHAKLDPLGLVGRSDQELSPAAYGFTEADMDRPIFIDNMLGLEFATLRQMVDILTRTYCSTLGVEFMHISDSAEKGWLQERMEGPDKGVGFTPEGRRAIFNKLVEADGFEKFLGVKYTGTKRFGLDGGEAVIPALEQIIKRGGNLGVRDIAFGMAHRGRLNVLAQVMGKPLRAIFHEFKGGSFKPDDVEGSGDVKYHLGASSDREFDGNSVHLSLTANPSHLEIVDPVVLGKVRAKQDQLNDHDRTMVLPLLLHGDAAFAGQGVVAECFGLSGLKGHRTGGSIHVIINNQIGFTTNPHFSRSSPYPSDVAKMIEAPIFHVNGDDPEAVVYAAKIATEFRQKFHKPVVLDMFCYRRFGHNEGDEPAFTQPKMYKVIREHPSTLEIYGQRLLDENALSSEDIEKTKADWRQHLEEEFEAGQSFIPNKADWLDGRWKSIKPGEECDDPRRGQTGVPEDELKAIGEKLTEVPEDFHIHRTINRFMQQRRKMMESGKGIDWATGEALAFATLLKDGFPVRLSGQDVERGTFSQRHSVLYDQENEERYIPLNNVSEDQARYEVINSMLSEEAVLGFEYGYSLAEPDCLTLWEAQFGDFANGAQVVFDQFISSGERKWLRMTGLVCLLPHGYEGQGPEHSSARLERWLQMCAEDNMQVANCSTPANYFHILRRQLKREVRKPLILMTPKSLLRHKRCVSKLSELGADSTFHRILWDDAECGGQTDVKLKADDQIRRVVVCTGKVYFDLLEAREEKGVDDVYLLRVEQLYPFPAKAVINEIKRFPNAELVWCQEEPANMGAWTFIATYLDWCLQQEQVKMKSNRVTYAGRAAAASPATGLAARHKSQMEAFLSDALD; via the coding sequence AATCCTCCTTCCTCTACGGCGGCAACGCCCAGTATCTGGAGGATCTGTACGCCCGGTATCAGACCGATCCGAACAGCGTGGATGCCGACTGGCAGGCGTTTTTCAAGAGCCTGAAGGACGACAAGGCGAACGTCGTCGCCGAGGCGCGCGCGCCAAAATGGCAGCGGTCAGACTGGCCGATCCCCGCCAACGGCGAACTCGTCTCCGCGCTGGACGGCAACTGGGGCGAGGCCGCCGAGGTCCAGAAGCGCATCACCCAGAAGGTGGCGCAGAAGGCCCAGCAGACCGGCGCCGACATTGCCGAGGCCGACGTGCAGCTGGCCGCGCGCGACTCCGTCCGCGCCATCATGATGATCCGTGCCTTCCGCATGCGCGGCCACTACCACGCCAAGCTCGACCCGCTCGGCCTTGTCGGCCGCAGCGACCAGGAGCTGTCGCCGGCCGCCTACGGCTTCACCGAAGCCGACATGGACCGGCCAATCTTCATCGACAACATGCTCGGCCTCGAATTCGCGACGCTGCGCCAGATGGTCGATATCCTGACGCGGACCTACTGCTCGACCCTCGGTGTGGAGTTCATGCACATCTCCGACAGCGCGGAGAAGGGCTGGTTGCAGGAGCGGATGGAAGGGCCGGACAAGGGCGTCGGCTTCACGCCGGAGGGTCGCCGCGCCATCTTCAACAAGCTGGTCGAGGCGGACGGGTTCGAGAAATTCCTCGGCGTCAAATATACCGGCACCAAGCGCTTCGGCCTCGACGGCGGCGAAGCCGTCATTCCGGCGCTGGAGCAGATCATCAAGCGCGGCGGCAACCTCGGTGTGCGCGACATTGCGTTCGGCATGGCCCACCGCGGCCGCCTCAACGTGCTGGCGCAGGTGATGGGCAAGCCGCTGCGCGCCATCTTCCACGAGTTCAAGGGCGGCTCCTTCAAGCCCGACGACGTGGAAGGCTCCGGCGACGTGAAGTACCACCTCGGTGCCTCGTCCGACCGTGAGTTCGACGGCAACAGCGTCCACCTGTCGCTGACCGCGAACCCGTCCCACCTCGAGATCGTCGACCCCGTGGTGCTCGGCAAGGTCCGCGCCAAGCAGGACCAGCTCAACGATCACGACCGCACGATGGTCCTGCCGCTCCTCCTTCATGGCGACGCGGCGTTTGCGGGCCAGGGCGTGGTGGCAGAGTGCTTCGGCCTCTCCGGCCTCAAGGGGCACCGCACCGGCGGTTCGATCCACGTCATCATCAACAACCAGATCGGGTTCACCACCAACCCGCATTTCTCGCGCTCCTCGCCCTACCCGTCGGACGTGGCGAAGATGATCGAGGCGCCGATCTTCCATGTGAACGGCGACGACCCGGAGGCGGTCGTCTACGCCGCCAAGATCGCCACGGAATTCCGCCAGAAATTCCACAAGCCCGTCGTCCTCGACATGTTCTGCTACCGCCGCTTCGGCCACAACGAGGGCGATGAGCCGGCGTTCACGCAGCCGAAGATGTACAAGGTCATCCGCGAGCATCCCTCCACGCTGGAGATCTACGGCCAGCGCCTGCTGGACGAGAACGCGCTGTCCAGCGAAGACATCGAGAAGACCAAGGCCGACTGGCGCCAGCACCTCGAAGAAGAGTTCGAGGCCGGGCAGTCCTTCATCCCCAACAAGGCCGACTGGCTGGACGGGCGCTGGAAGTCGATCAAGCCGGGCGAGGAATGCGACGATCCGCGCCGCGGCCAGACCGGCGTGCCGGAAGACGAGCTGAAGGCCATCGGCGAGAAGCTGACCGAAGTGCCGGAGGACTTCCACATCCACCGCACCATCAACCGCTTCATGCAGCAGCGCCGCAAGATGATGGAAAGCGGCAAGGGCATCGACTGGGCAACCGGCGAGGCGCTGGCGTTCGCAACGCTCCTGAAGGACGGTTTCCCCGTCCGCCTCTCCGGCCAGGACGTGGAGCGCGGCACCTTCTCCCAGCGCCACTCGGTGCTCTACGACCAGGAGAACGAGGAACGCTATATTCCGCTTAACAACGTGAGCGAGGATCAGGCGCGCTACGAGGTCATCAACTCGATGCTCTCCGAAGAGGCGGTGCTCGGCTTCGAGTACGGCTATTCGCTCGCCGAGCCGGACTGCCTGACCCTGTGGGAAGCCCAGTTCGGCGACTTTGCCAACGGCGCCCAGGTGGTGTTCGACCAGTTCATCTCGTCCGGCGAGCGCAAATGGCTGCGCATGACGGGCCTCGTCTGCCTCCTGCCGCACGGCTACGAAGGGCAGGGGCCGGAGCACTCCTCCGCCCGCCTCGAGCGCTGGCTCCAGATGTGCGCCGAGGACAACATGCAGGTCGCCAACTGCTCGACGCCGGCGAACTACTTCCACATCCTGCGCCGGCAGCTGAAGCGCGAAGTGCGCAAGCCGCTGATCCTGATGACGCCGAAGTCCCTGCTGCGCCACAAGCGCTGCGTGTCGAAGCTGTCCGAGCTTGGCGCCGACTCCACCTTCCACCGCATCCTGTGGGACGACGCGGAATGCGGCGGCCAGACCGACGTGAAGCTGAAGGCCGACGACCAGATCCGCCGCGTGGTGGTCTGCACCGGCAAGGTCTACTTCGACCTTCTGGAAGCGCGCGAGGAGAAGGGCGTCGACGACGTTTACCTCCTGCGTGTCGAGCAGCTCTATCCGTTCCCGGCCAAAGCCGTGATCAACGAGATCAAGCGCTTCCCCAACGCCGAGCTGGTCTGGTGTCAGGAAGAGCCCGCCAACATGGGCGCATGG